CTAGTAGGTTTTTCGCGACGTGAATTTAGGTTAGTCGAGCCCGTatgattataaagaaaataaaaataaatatgtcACTTTccttaattatacacatcaaccTCAATTGAAACACGTGGTCTTACGGCTTATTGAGACCAATGCATATAATTATAGGAAATGGTGTATTTTAAGTAGTTAACTTATCTACGTAATGATGTTTGAAAAGAGACACAAAAACTTTTTCAAATTTTGAGTAAAAAATATCGAGTAGAAATATTTTATTGTATGTTTAGGTGATCAACCGAAACATGACATAATTTGATTGTCTAAATTTATCGATGTATTTATCCTAAgcgcaaaaataaaaaataaaaaatggagaaGTAGAGCTATGGCGGTGGCAATAATTGGCTACCCCGTTACTTGCCATTGTAGCCAACCTTTGACATTCCCATTCACTTAACTGATAattgacatgatatgatatccaATGGTTTATAGTATACTTGGTGAGGCTAAAATGGCTTTTTATGAAATTCATATGCTGACTCAATTTCTTCGGCTACTACAAGTACATTCCCTATAAATAAGGTTGTAACGGCCATGCGTATTTGTTTTCCATTTTCATGGAAAGCTAAAGAGACATTTACGTTTGACCATTGCAAAACCCATACTGCATCATCCCACCCCCGCCGTCACCTTATCGCAACCCTCCTCCTCCGTCCTCCGTTTATGGCCAATTTCATCATTTCCCTAAACCCCCcttaggcaaaaaaaaaaaaaaaacaatcaaaaGGTTACATATTTATTATTCTTTCTTTGTCCCATTTCTTGTTTTCGTCTCATTTTGATACAAAATTTAAAGCCAATTGCATTGTATTTTACGGTGTTTAAGGGAGAAAAATTAATAGTCCGCTATTAGGATGGCGGACATAGTGAAACAAATTCTAGCACGGCCAATACAATTGGCAGACCAGGTAACAAAAGCGGCTGACGAGGTTTGCAATTTCAAGGCAGATTGTCTTGAGATCAAAGCCAAAACAGAACGTCTCGCCGCACTCCTTCGACAAGCTGCCCGTGCCAGCAACGACTTGTACGAACGTCCAACACGTCGAATCATCGATGACACGGAACAAGTGTTAGACAAGGCACTCACCCTCGTATTCAAATGTTGTGCACGAGGATTGAGTCGTGTTTTTACGATCATTCCAAATGCTGCACTGAAAAAAACCGCTCAACAGCTTGAGAATTCATGTGGTGATGTTCAATGGTTGTTACGTGTCTCAACTCCAGCGGATGATCGTGATGACGAGTACCTTGGGCTTCCTCCCATTGCGGCTAATGAGCCTATTTTGTGTCTTATATGGGAACAGATTGCTATTTTATGTACGGGTTCGTTAGACGAACGTTCTGATGCAGCGGCTTCGCTTGTGTCATTGGCTCGGGACAATGAGCGTTATGGAAAGTTGATTATAGAAGAAGGCGGGGTTGTACCGTTGTTGAAATTGGCTAAAGAAGGACGAATGGAGGGTCAGGAGAACGCGTCAAGGGCGATTGGCCTTCTTGGTCGCGACCCTGAAAGCGTTGAACAAATTGTGAATGCTGGTGTTTGTTCTGTTTTTGCTAAGATTTTAAAAGATGGGCCTATGAAAGTTCAGATTGTGGTAGCTTGGGCTATTTCAGAATTGGCTGCAAATCACCACAAATGTCAAGATCATTTTGCTCAGGTGAATACTATTAGGTTATTGGTTAGTCATCTTGCTTTTGAAACAATTCAAGAACATAGTAAGTATGCTATTGTTACCAAACATCAAAACATGTCGATACATGCTGCTGCTTCGATGGCCCATTCAAATTCTTCTAGTACTGGCAAATTCAGTGAAAATGATGATGAAAATAAAAGTCAGAGTAAAATTCCTCACCCTATGGATAATCAAACAACTAACCAAATGCACAGTTTGGTTACAAGCGCAATGGCCGTGAAAACTCAGGCACAGAATCAGCCCAATATAACAAGTCCaaatcagcagcagcagcagcagcgacAACAACAGGCGAATCAGCAGAGGCCCCACCATGTTGGACTAACTGGGACTAGTATTAAAGGAAGGGAATATGAAGATCCTGCTACAAAAGCTGAAATGAAAGCAATGGCTGCCAGAGCACTTGGGCATCTTTGTGCAGGAAATATTAGCATTTGTAGCAATATTACAGAATCCCGAGCTCTTTTGTGCTTTGCAGTTTTGCTAGAGAAAGGCCCTGAAGAAGTACAATATTATTCAGCCATGGCACTCATGGAGATCACAGGTAAGTGCATCACATTTAGCTCATAaatatatacagtcaaacctctctataatagcgTTGTTTGTTCGGATATTTTTTGGCTGCTATAGCAAAACGTTGCTATAGAAAACATATAATATAATGTAACATGAAAAGTTGGCTCCAAAGAACTTGCCGTTATACTGAAATGTTTTTATAAAGGATGACTGTTATAGGGAGGTATGACCCGCGTAATTGATGCGTTTATTAGGCATGTAACCCAAGCTAGCCCCTTCAAAAGCTTAGGCCAATTTGTGCAGCTTATGTAATCATCATAATTTAGACAAATATGTCTTTAGGATTGTCTGATTTAATATACTCTTGATAAATTAATGAAAAGAAGGCAGATCGGACTATGACCCAACACAATTTGACCCATCCATCTTGACCCAAACAAATTTTAGACAAGTTATAACCTAATCATGTTTATTGATTAAATCCATTTTAACCTATTTGGATTTAGCTCAACCCGCTCATTTGACACTTCTAAATTCACAGGAGTTGCTGAGCAAAATTCAGACTTGAGGCGCTCTGCTTTCAAGCCGACTGCACCTGCTGCCAAAGCCGTGGTTGATCAATTCTTGAGAATTATCAATCAGGGAGATTCGGAATTGCTTATTCCAAGCATCAAATCTATAGGGCATCTGGCCAGGACCTTTCGAGCAACGGAGACGAGATTCATTAGTCCATTGGTGGCTCTGTTAGAAGATAGGGAACCAGAAGTAACTAGAGAGGCTGCAATTGCACTCAACAAATTTGCTTCCTCTGATAATTTCCTCAAAGTCAATCACTGCAAGGCCATAATTCAGGCAGGAGGAACCAAACACCTAGTTCCACACGTTTACTTTGGTGAACAAATGGTTCAGATTCCTTGTTTGATTCTTTTGAGTTACATAGCAACACATGTTCCTGATAGTGAGGCATTAGCTGATGACAATGCACATATTGTGTTGGAGTGGGCTACGAAGCAAGGGCACTTAATGCAAGATCCTACTGTTGAAGAACTAGTGAACAAAGGCAGAGATAGCATGGAACTTTATCAGTCCAGAGGCTCACGGCTGTGAACCTATCATCTTGCATAATACTTCCTCAGTACGTCCGAATTTTAGGTATTTCAAGTGTTCCTTCTTTcaatatatatatctttcctagTTATGTGTGTATATCAGATTTGCTTCATTGACTAGCATGTTCAAGCCATCATCATTGGCTATTAGTAATTATGTAGCCTTCACCCTAGAATTAGTGCATCATATATGTTTCTAATGCTGGAAACCTCTGCCTGTGTTAGCTTGCTTAGTCGTATGTCCTAAGCACGGATAGAGGAGGAGGATTGTGGTAGGGTGTCAACCAGCATAAAACATCAATCCATTAAAAATCCTCAGAATACAGATATGTCGTTGAGAGAAGTAACCTAGACATGCACTTAGCATCCATATGCTTAATGGAGCGATATGATCAGTGCGTTATTTATTTATATAGCCGACCCCAATTTACTTGGGATTGAGGAAGTGTTGTCGTTGCTGTTCCTGTTATTTTCAAAATCGGTGAGCGCGAAGTATCTAATATCATCTAGGTTGGTTAAAGTTTGAAGCATCACTTCCAAATTCTATGGTTCTTATTTTGCATGATGCAGTATGCTTTTTGGATTACCTTGAGTTAGATTCAATTAGGCAAAGTGTTATCATCTCTTTTAAATTCTACGGTTCTTATTTTGCATGATGCAGTATGCTTTTTGGATTTACCTCGAGTTAGATTCAATTATGCAAAGTGTTATCATGGTTTAGGTTGAAATTCGAGGCCCTCTTCATCTTGGACCAAAGTTTTGATATCAATGTGGAACAGAACAAGGCCACCACCTCTCAAATCGAAAGGCAAATGGCGATACAGATACAGTATAGAATTCTTGGCGCAGTCCAAGAGACTGGTAGAGATAGGTAATCAAGTCACAAATTGAATAAAACTGGTAGGTCTTGGTTCTGAAGTCAGTTTGCTACACAGTCAAATCTTTATTtgatttgtgttttttttttgtacctTTTTCTTCCCATATAGTTTACTTTGGAGTTGGAGCAATGGCCAGGATGGGTTGAGTTGTGACCTCTTGATTACTGAACTGTTTCCTCAGATTACTTTAGACTTGCTCTAAAATTCATTCCCACTTTGTAACTCGCAATGTGTTATGAATTACGGAAAACATGTACAGTAAGAGTTGATGAAAATATCACCATTCCGCGTTTAACCTTCTCTAGCATCCTGTATATTTCGCTTGTTCTATAGTTAACACATGTACATTCAGCCCCGAAATAGTGAAGAACATGCTACTATGGCTCACACTGTTACTGTACTTTTTGAAAAATAGATTTCCGCTAAACCATGTAATTAGGGCCTAACTTTGCATCACAGGCTTCATTTGTAGTGAAAACAGCGTTCACAATCGTAGATGAATGTGAGTTACCTGTTGTatgaataattttttattttcttgattgTGGTTGGTAATTGTTGGTGAAGTTTATTGAAGAATGTAATCGGAACTCAGTTCTATAAGAACCCAGATTGAGTTTTTTGAAGGTTATATACTGCATATATAGTGCTTGGAGGACATTTTCCACAAGGAAAGATAGATTATTTTTTTGTGTTAAATTGTTTGATATTTTAGATTCATTTGTGGGTTTCATTACTAGATTAGTGGATCTCTGTTGGTTTTGGTAAATTTTAGGATGACCCAGATGGAGAAAGGCAGAGGTATGGGTTGTTCCATAGCAAAAACACGTACATTCCGCCCCGAAATAGCGAAGAACATGCTACTATGGCTCACACTGTTTCGGCCTAATGGTTATTGGATTATAGTTATTGCTTCTCATTGGGCTGGCAATCAAACATCCACTGATCCAAACAGTTCACAATGGAAGCTTCAAGGTTTCAACCTAATCAATTGGGGAAAAAGCATCATAATCGAATACCCCTTCACTAGTCACGAGGAGGAGACTCAACCACTCCATTAATATTAAGCGAATAAAGCATATAACAATTGTACGAATCTAAAACCCATTGCTATCAACTTTAAATTAAAGTGTAACCAAACCAAATAACACGAACAGAGAACCGGTCATTTCCAACTTTTTCCCTTAAATCGAATACCCCATTGTCCCACACTCCCACTCTACACACAAAAAGCCATAACTCAAAGGTGAAAATTACACGCAAAGGCTCCCCTTCATCAATACACAACTCAATTAATCTAACATTCTTAATGAGTAAGAAACAAATAGAGCTAAATATGCAAAATGTCATACATAAATTAAAGGGCTAGAGATTTTAGCCACTGATTTGCTTCGAAACATGTTAATAAAACGATATACTATATAACACAGACATTAAAGGGCAACAGATATTAGCAGCTGATTAATTGATATTGCTTCGAAAACATGTATGTATACATGTACAGAGAGTATTCATTGCAAGCACCCAACAAAAATAGGACTCCCCATTACTAAAAAAGCTTCAAAACGATACTACTAAAGTGCAGAAAGTAAAGATAAGAGTAAAAGCAACAATATCCGAGAAAACACTAGAGAAACATAACAACTTATAAAATACCAAAGCATAGAAAGGGTTAATCAACGACCACCACTGGTGCATTCACGGGCAAAATGACCATCTTCTCCACACTTGTAGCAGCCACCGCCGCCACCACCACGGGAATAACCGCCGCCTCCGCCGCCGCTACCACCATATCCGCCGCCGCCTCCACCCTGGCCACAGTCCCTAGCAAAATGACCACTCTCACCACACTTGAAGCAGCCATCTCCTCCGCCGCCACCGCCGCCGTAACCACCCCCACCACCATATCCACCTCCACCACCACCGTAACTCCTACCTCCTCCATATCCACCACCACCGTACCCACCGTCACCATATCCGCGGCTTCCACCACGACCACCGCCGTAaccaccgccgccgccgccgTAACCACCACCACCACGACCACCTCCGCCGCCGCGACCTCCACCACCGGATACAGCAGCACCGTCAGGTCCGGTGACGTCAACAGCCTTGGTTCTTCCGTCACTACCAGATTCAACCTCAAACTCAACGGCTTCACCTTCAGATAGGCTACGGAAACCCTCAGATTTGATACCTGACTGGTGAACGAACAGATCCTCACCACCATCATCAGGTGTGATGAAGCCGAACCCCTTTTGGTCACTGAACCACTTCACGGTTCCCTTAGCCCTCTGTCCGCTCTCTTCCGCCATTTTTTTCTCTCACAAATAGAAACCCTAAAAACCCTTTTGTGTTCCCTTTGGAATTGTCACCCTGATTTTTTTCGCCAAGGAATGGGTTTGTTATATAGTGAAGCTGACTCGCTGAGTGCCACGTTTTCTGGGTGAATTTGCTGGGCCCAGGACATAGTGGGCCAGGCTATGATTCCTATCTCGATAAGGGTGAGTacataattttaaaattaaattttattaCTAGATAATAAGCTAGCGTTTGGCTatagattttcaaaaaaaaaaaaatttgggtaAAGTATTTCAACTTTTGAAAATGTCTTTGATcataatttttcaaaatatattttgttttttattttgaaaatcaagaaaTATTACTTATACCCATAAGTTTTAAAAACTATCAAGAATACTCAatcatacaaaatatacaaacttgtTAATCCCAACTTATGCagaacatgatattttaattacGATTGCTAATAACACACTTACTAACTACTACAATTCAAATTGCAATACAAAAATCCATCTGtgtaagaaaaaaaaacaataactaactattctttaatataatattttcacATTGCACGAACAATCTTCACTTTATAGAAAAAACTGTTTTAATTATGGAAACATGATAGATACGGCTTTAATGGAGGAACTTGGTAGTTAGATTTAATTGGGTCATAAATAAAAGGAATATTCTAATAAAATACAAAAGTTTGAGGTAGTTTTTAGAAGTTTTGAAAAGGCAAAATATAGATATTGGCCCAAAAACAGGTTTGAGTCTGAATTTGAGAATTTGaagatttattttcaaaatctgttaaaattttatggccaaacaaagatttgaaaacaaatcttcaaaatatgctcccaaaatctatggccaaacgggagCTACGATtaagatttttttgtttttgaaatcTCAAGGAATCCTGCAATAACTACCATTTGGGTGCGCACTAGGTAACCTGCTCACTATGCAATAGCTGGCAAATCACACATGAGACGTAAATCACACTAGGCAAGACTGATGTGACGAGCTCTGACTGAGAAGGCTGCTGCTGGTAATGAAAATCAATCTTAGATCTCTCATGTGGGAAATCACTCACCTAACCAACTCAGTCAACCCTTATGGGTATATTATAGTTAagttataaaataaaattttaaaaaacgtGTAAATTACTAAAAATGATGATGGATGAGTATTGATTAACAAACTTAATAAAAGTAGAATTTATTGCTTTTTACCTTATAGAAGTCTTTAAGTGCATTATTGAATTTTTAAGAACTTCAACAACAACGCACCAATATAATTTCACCAGCTGAGGTTTGGAGAGTGTAAAGAGTCGTAGACCATACTCCTACCTTGTGAGGATAGAAAAGTTGTTTCTGATAGATTCTCGTCTCAAGAAGAGATGCCTTTTTGAGAACTTATATAGGAATATGTTATAAAACTTGTTATTTCTTTTATCTATTATTAAAAAAGGTCCAAATAACAAAATTGTTTTATTATAACAGCAAACCAACAATATATCTAATGTAATTTTACAAGTGAAGTATCGAAAAGGTGGTGTGTGCGAGTCTTACTCCTACCTTAAGAAAATAGAGAGATTGTTTCTGATAGGCCATTGGCTCAAGTAATGATTTGGTTGTTCAAATTTTTTGGAATAAAGAGGTTAACTCTATTAAGTAAATTATAATGTTGTGTAAAACAACTAATGTTGAGATAAtacaagtaaaagaaaagaaaaataattaatgACTACTCATTTATAATGTGTTTTGTCTTTTTTTGGTTTAGTCCTTATTGCTCAATATTACATTTTTGCCGACTTGATTGCTAATGTTATACAGTAATACTTACTGTGATCGATTTTGGTCctttttttgctttttctttttcaaatttatTTTCACCATCCATTCTCTTCTCACGGAAATAAACTCATGTAAGCTAAGCCCTTTTCAACttgaaaaataatatataataaatttaaaaataattaaattgaatTTTTGCTAATTAGTTAACTCAAGAACTTAATTACTTGCGCTCAACATTAAGATGTACTTCTCCCTTTACGATGAGAAAAAGAGTAATATACTCCTCTTTATATTATTCGTTCAAAATTAGCTTTAACGTTATTCAAGTAACTCAAATATACCCTCTTCCGTTACGGTTGTTCAAGATGGACACTCACGTAAGAGCATTATTTTAGAAGGTAGACACTAAATG
The sequence above is a segment of the Lycium barbarum isolate Lr01 chromosome 6, ASM1917538v2, whole genome shotgun sequence genome. Coding sequences within it:
- the LOC132599301 gene encoding uncharacterized protein LOC132599301, with protein sequence MADIVKQILARPIQLADQVTKAADEVCNFKADCLEIKAKTERLAALLRQAARASNDLYERPTRRIIDDTEQVLDKALTLVFKCCARGLSRVFTIIPNAALKKTAQQLENSCGDVQWLLRVSTPADDRDDEYLGLPPIAANEPILCLIWEQIAILCTGSLDERSDAAASLVSLARDNERYGKLIIEEGGVVPLLKLAKEGRMEGQENASRAIGLLGRDPESVEQIVNAGVCSVFAKILKDGPMKVQIVVAWAISELAANHHKCQDHFAQVNTIRLLVSHLAFETIQEHSKYAIVTKHQNMSIHAAASMAHSNSSSTGKFSENDDENKSQSKIPHPMDNQTTNQMHSLVTSAMAVKTQAQNQPNITSPNQQQQQQRQQQANQQRPHHVGLTGTSIKGREYEDPATKAEMKAMAARALGHLCAGNISICSNITESRALLCFAVLLEKGPEEVQYYSAMALMEITGVAEQNSDLRRSAFKPTAPAAKAVVDQFLRIINQGDSELLIPSIKSIGHLARTFRATETRFISPLVALLEDREPEVTREAAIALNKFASSDNFLKVNHCKAIIQAGGTKHLVPHVYFGEQMVQIPCLILLSYIATHVPDSEALADDNAHIVLEWATKQGHLMQDPTVEELVNKGRDSMELYQSRGSRL
- the LOC132599302 gene encoding glycine-rich protein 2-like, with the protein product MAEESGQRAKGTVKWFSDQKGFGFITPDDGGEDLFVHQSGIKSEGFRSLSEGEAVEFEVESGSDGRTKAVDVTGPDGAAVSGGGGRGGGGGRGGGGYGGGGGGYGGGRGGSRGYGDGGYGGGGYGGGRSYGGGGGGYGGGGGYGGGGGGGDGCFKCGESGHFARDCGQGGGGGGYGGSGGGGGGYSRGGGGGGCYKCGEDGHFARECTSGGR